In one Portunus trituberculatus isolate SZX2019 chromosome 31, ASM1759143v1, whole genome shotgun sequence genomic region, the following are encoded:
- the LOC123511456 gene encoding LOW QUALITY PROTEIN: tectonic-2-like (The sequence of the model RefSeq protein was modified relative to this genomic sequence to represent the inferred CDS: inserted 2 bases in 1 codon), whose translation MNNVEFYISLLSVTVVHGGHLTINWTQVGSLPIGWETHLDNPPGVPLAFCSCDLTSNFCDLSCCCDKDCYITSATTSSCLSSDAQDQRQELAGPYMCKYFGPFAPEWRSFFCPVKENTPYLGLFYPPHQIIRDFQKFMSRVSQQYYSYKEEGVRAADQEYHHHYVYGEQVVVGKDVGGTVVQGPLLLPQPVLAGVCVDTFPVHFLEDLSHKCSISVTSEKCGTEAALSATSYLQPSQGAASGSPPGFWQVIGNLSSLGLLNASVEYEWMEDITRFIKVQGGGIPTARSQDTSATLEESTMPYLDADSGWCNNVVLSVGYHFAWEGPAIIDIAVTITLGNIPVSPEHEEDTCSFTEKNPACSAPRLTPFSATPQVYLLQHFLVKFHHIGSSGNASGNFSDLDWQADDIGTPSLSERSGNAGYLTSKPLLAGFVLYNSTEEENSSASGMLSVALNDSTGLYVWRPDESGSCHTSRLEKVTFGIDTISSCQYSWSDASCSDLKGMLEAALYSLVQAEVISTFGWPNITREEDFLPIIFGQHKDNTTTGTGCDVPSSLEYWIIYQDVLDNPGPAQAVHQVVGASARLKYQTLHFSSNISSGSHLLTSSAVFSRHSKPSGLSRFWEAMEDRWCERETCWXEILWPWTHSLPRMGLIGDIYQSGFLADLLAQSLLALAVFFPPLIVTLTQGGRLIW comes from the exons ATGAATAACGTGGAATTCTACATTTCCCTCCTAAGTGTCACAGTTG TCCATGGAGGCCACCTGACCATCAACTGGACACAGGTGGGCAGTTTGCCCATAGGCTGGGAAACTCATTTGGATAACCCACCTGGAGTTCCATTGGCCTTCTGTTCCTGTGACTTGACCTCCAACTTCTGTGACCTCAGTTGCTGTTGTGACAAG GATTGTTACATCACTTCTGCCACCACCTCCAGCTGCTTGTCTTCTGATGCACAGGACCAGAGACAGGAGCTGGCTGGCCCATACATGTGCAAGTACTTTGGCCCATTTGCTCCAGAGTGGCGCAGTTTTTTCTGTCcagtgaaagaaaacactcCATACCTGGGCCTTTTTTATCCACCACACCAGATTATTAGAGACTTCCAGAAATTCATGTCAAGAGTGAGTCAGCAATATTACAGTTACAAGGAGGAGGGGGTGCGTGCTGCTGATCAGgaataccatcaccattatgtcTATGGTGAGCAAGTAGTGGTGGGGAAGGATGTTGGTGGAACAGTGGTGCAGGGGCCACTGCTGCTCCCCCAGCCTGTGTTGGCAGGTGTTTGTGTGGATACCTTCCCTGTGCATTTCTTGGAGGACCTGAGTCATAAGTGTAGTATCAGTGTGACCTCAGAAAAATGTGGAACTGAGGCAGCTCTGAGTGCAACAAGTTACCTCCAGCCATCACAAGGTGCTGCCTCGGGCTCACCACCAGGCTTCTGGCAGGTCATAGGAAACCTGAGCAGCCTGGGATTATTGAATGCCTCGGTAGAGTATGAGTGGATGGAAGATATTACAAGATTCATCAAGGTGCAGGGGGGAGGCATACccactgccaggagtcaagacACATCAGCCACCCTTGAGGAGAGTACTATGCCTTACCTTGATGCAGACAGTGGCTGGTGTAACAATGTGGTGTTGTCTGTTGGATACCACTTTGCATGGGAGGGACCAGCCATAATTGACATTGCTGTGACCATTACCCTGGGCAACATTCCTGTGTCCCCAGAGCATGAGGAAGATACATGCTCCTTCACTGAAAAGAACCCAGCTTGTTCAGCACCAAGGCTTACCCCTTTCTCAGCCACACCTCAAGTCTATCTCCTCCAGCACTTCTTGGTCAAGTTCCACCACATTGGCTCCTCCGGTAATGCCTCGGGGAACTTCAGCGATCTTGATTGGCAAGCGGATGACATCGGGACCCCAAGCCTGTCAGAGCGGTCTGGCAATGCTGGCTACCTGACATCCAAACCTCTCCTTGCTGGTTTTGTCCT GTACAACtcaacagaggaagaaaacagcTCAGCAAGTGGCATGCTGTCTGTGGCTTTGAATGACTCCACAGGGCTGTATGTGTGGAGGCCGG ATGAGAGTGGGAGCTGCCACACATCCCGCCTAGAGAAAGTAACCTTTGGGATCGACACAATTTCTTCCTGTCAGTACTCCTGGTCTGATGCGTCTTGCTCTGATCTCAA GGGAATGCTAGAGGCGGCTCTTTATTCACTGGTACAAGCCGAGGTCATCAGCACTTTTGGTTGGCCTAACATCACCAGAGAGGAAGACTTCTTGCCTATTATCTT TGGGCAGCACAAAGACAACACCACTACTGGCACTGGATGTGATGTTCCCTCCTCCCTGGAGTACTGGATCATCTACCAGGATGTTCTAGATAATCCTGGCCCAGCCCAAGCTGTGCACCAAGTGGTTGGTGCCTCTGCCAG GCTGAAGTACCAGACCCTTCACTTCTCCAGCAACATAAGCTCAGGTTCACATCTCCTAACCTCTAGTGCAGTCTTCTCTCGTCACTCCAAACCCTCAGGCTTGTCCAG GTTCTGGGAAGCCATGGAGGACCGCTGGTGTGAAAGAGAAACCTGCTG AGAAATACTTTGGCCCTGGACTCACAGTTTGCCAAGGATGGGGTTGATTGGAGACATTTACCAGTCTGGTTTTCTTGCTGACTTGCTGGCTCAGTCCCTCCTTGCTCTGGCAGTGTTCTTCCCCCCTCTTATTGTCACACTCACCCAAGGTGGTAGGCTCATATggtga
- the LOC123511457 gene encoding uncharacterized protein LOC123511457 — protein sequence MVSVVVLLLLAGMTWKDGTLAQTPPPATGEAVGRVTAVGEVSTTKPRRDQAKVIVLQESGKPSAESYARLLTPFPILRTFTVCYRIRLIRFREESTLMSYAVSDDKDNELRMDHRITGYKVSLHSKWAQTSLDTPLRVWSHFCFQYHEDSGVWEIFMNGQQRANGSFPSFDGPLLGNGAYIIGQEQDSFGGNFQQDQSYSGEIAHLSFWDSYLPQDEIIRIAECQESKEPPLLGWSSQQWDLHGDVYSVFRPLEEVCFSQTRRTIKVFQKRQTLQRALHFCRVVGGILAVPKTAKENALVYEASRDQAEYCSGNVGFSYLWLGANDQAVERTWRYWESETPLTWENTWRGTGPNGGAMENCLVMLYGVYPGYWSDIACLDTYSFCVPCEFDELPVMYLKGPALCESSPFNQKYLLGEMHDGQPSLKGFFHTDIYWNSTMGVWILQSLKVAAWAVWEPKRGVHYPLGTHQWKVMSVLCGLEVGTIANLTLSVCGQGMFTCEDGTCISLQKRCDLRVDCPDQSDEYQCSLIDVPQDYQNNIPPQSTALNQSLAIHFTINIISFPSVATQDLTFVTTFQLLLRWRDPRLSYLNLKTDRTLNIISEDNKKRIWTPRVFFSNAHGNVFTNLNQGSRVECVQEGSSVVGGPHHTREVNIFSGYENSLEMGQLYSVTYSCDFELLMFPFDAQVCKMKFMLVSASASYMTLVPTLANYTGKTSLIEYSIGHLTMRTLPNEEFSSIAVEVRFMRRYGFYLLTLYIPTTLLMLIAYATLYFNPDDFNSRIVVALTSLLVLSSLFTQTSNSLPKTSYFKLVDVWLFFSIVMIFNVVMLQTLADFSQQAILNKGGRLAKAFKKIRKFLRELGNNKDTGVDTPVQDLRTSGDIITHIKAAEEDGHEKPWAANGNNWHREEPSRLPVYGRAFRRKNWSENKDVNMSLMMFSRIILPVIFCIFNACYWGAAIVHVNTLDSGA from the exons ATGGTGTCGGTGgtggttcttctcctcctggcaGGGATGACGTGGAAAGACGGCACTCTAGCTCAGACTCCCCCACCAG CAACAGGTGAAGCTGTTGGACGTGTCACAGCGGTAGGTGAGGTGAGCACCACCAAACCCCGGAGAGACCAAGCAAAGGTGATAGTCCTTCAGGAGTCTGGAAAGCCATCCGCTGAGAGCTATGCCCGCTTACTGACACCCTTCCCTATCCTGCGAACCTTCACCGTCTGCTACAGGATACGTCTCATCAGGTTTCGGGAGGAATCCACACTGATGTCTTATGCCGTATCCGATGACAAGGACAACGAGCTTCGCATGG ACCACCGCATCACTGGCTACAAGGTGTCGCTGCACAGCAAGTGGGCTCAGACCAGCTTAGACACTCCACTGCGGGTGTGGTCCCACTTCTGTTTCCAGTACCATGaggacagtggagtgtgggaaaTTTTCATGAACGGGCAACAGCGGGCCAAtggttccttcccttcctttgatGGGCCACTGCTAGGGAATGGCGCATACATCATCG GCCAGGAACAGGACTCGTTCGGAGGCAACTTCCAGCAAGACCAAAGTTACAGTGGCGAGATTGCACACCTCAGCTTTTGGGACTCTTACTTACCTCAAGACGAAATAATTAGG ATTGCGGAATGTCAGGAATCTAAGGAGCCACCGCTACTAGGATGGTCGTCTCAACAGTGGGATCTGCATGGTGATGTCTACTCAGTGTTCCGACCACTGGAGGAAGTATGTTTTAGCCAAACCCGCCGTACCATCAAGGTATTCCAAAAGAGGCAGACGCTGCAGCGCGCCCTTCACTTCTGTCGGGTAGTGGGCGGGATCTTGGCTGTACCCAAGACAGCAAAGGAGAATGCCCTGGTCTATGAGGCATCTCGAGATCAAGCAGAATACTGCTCTGGCAACGTAGGGTTTTCATATCTTTGGCTAGGAGCCAACGACCAGGCCGTGGAGAGAACTTGGAGGTATTGGGAATCTGAAACACCTCTCACTTGGGAGAACACGTGGCGCGGCACGGGGCCCAACGGAGGTGCTATGGAAAATTGTCTAGTGATGCTATATGGCGTCTACCCTGGCTACTGGTCTGATATAGCATGTCTCGACACCTACTCCTTCTGCGTCCCATGTGAGTTCGACGAGCTGCCAGTGATGTATCTGAAGGGCCCTGCACTGTGTGAAAGCTCCCCTTTCAACCAGAAGTACCTGTTAGGGGAGATGCACGATGGCCAGCCTTCCCTCAAAGGTTTCTTTCACACAGACATTTACTGGAACTCTACGATGGGCGTCTGGATCTTGCAGTCTCTCAAG GTTGCTGCGTGGGCAGTGTGGGAGCCCAAACGAGGCGTGCATTACCCTCTCGGCACCCATCAGTGGAAGGTGATGAGTGTCTTGTGTGGGCTGGAAGTAGGAACGATCGCCAATTTGACTTTATCCGTTTGTGGGCAGGGGATGTTCACCTGCGAGGATGGCACCTGCATTAGCCTGCAGAAGCGTTGTGATTTGCGTGTGGACTGTCCCGACCAGAGTGACGAGTATCAGTGCAGCTTGATTGATGTACCACAGGATTACCAGAATAACATTCCACCGCAATCAACAGCTCTCAATCAATCATTGGCCATCCAtttcaccatcaacatcatctCTTTCCCCTCGGTAGCCACGCAAGACCTCACGTTCGTCACCACCTTCCAGCTGTTACTGCGGTGGCGTGACCCGCGGCTCAGCTACCTTAACCTCAAGACAGACCGCACACTCAATATAATTTCCGAGGATAACAAAAAGCGCATCTGGACCCCGAGAGTATTCTTCAGTAATGCACACGGCAATGTGTTCACTAATCTGAACCAGGGCTCTCGTGTGGAGTGTGTGCAGGAGGGCTCCTCTGTGGTGGGCGGCCCGCACCATACAcgggagg TCAACATATTTTCGGGATACGAGAACAGCCTAGAAATGGGTCAACTGTACAGTGTCACCTACAGCTGCGACTTCGAGCTCCTCATGTTCCCTTTTGATGCCCAA gtaTGCAAGATGAAATTCATGCTGGTCTCGGCCTCAGCTTCCTATATGACACTTGTGCCCACACTGGCCAACTACACGGGCAAGACCAGCCTCATTGAGTACTCCATTG GACACCTCACCATGCGCACACTTCCAAACGAAGAGTTTTCCTCCATTGCTGTGGAAGTGCGCTTCATGCGCCGCTATGGATTCTACCTGCTGACGCTCTATATCCCCACCACACTTCTAATGCTCATTGCTTATGCTACATTATATTTTAACCCTGATGATTTCAACTCCCGAATTGTGGTGGCACTGACCTCTCTGCTAGTGCTCTCCTCACTCTTCACACAG acttccAATTCCTTGCCCAAGACCTCCTACTTCAAGCTGGTGGATGTGTGGCTCTTCTTCTCCATTGTCATGATCTTCAATGTGGTCATGCTCCAGACTCTGGCAGACTTCTCCCAGCAGGCCATCCTTAACAAGGGTGGCAGACTGGCCAAGGCTTTT aaaaaaatacgcaAATTCCTAAGGGAGCTTGGAAACAATAAAGATACAGGAGTAGATACGCCTGTCCAGGACCTCAGGACTTCTGGGGACATCATCACTCACATAAAGGCTGCAGAGGAAGATGGACACGAGAAACCTTGGGCAGCTAACGGCAATAATTG GCACAGGGAGGAGCCCAGCAGACTGCCCGTGTATGGCCGGGCATTCAGGCGTAAAAATTGGTCAGAGAACAAGGACGTCAACATGTCTCTCATGATGTTTAGCCGCATCATCCTGCCTGTCATCTTCTGCATCTTCAATGCCTGCTACTGGGGAGCAGCTATTGT acatgtgaataCCTTAGACTCAGGTGCCTGA